The proteins below come from a single Esox lucius isolate fEsoLuc1 chromosome 7, fEsoLuc1.pri, whole genome shotgun sequence genomic window:
- the ercc6l gene encoding DNA excision repair protein ERCC-6-like: MSEISEKSLSMDNEGMETYQRYISEGKDAARQGNIPKSLELFKLAHDIHPSDKLMGRIKKLHEAIKEMAQQGSESEEEDFVNVNNSGLMLFKELYDKLYDHQVEGVAFLYGLHRDGRTGGILADDMGLGKTIQVISFLSGMYDADLVKHTLLVMPTSLIKNWIKEFSKWTPGMRVKEFHGTSKVERNRNLEKIQRRGGVIITTYQMLITNWELLSSYNGREFKWDYVILDEAHKIKTSSTKTAKSAHAIPARNRLLLTGTPVQNNLREMWALFDFACQGALLGTSKTFKAEYENPITRAREKDATPGEKALGLKMSENLMTIINPFFLRRTKADVQSKTRNHIKNAEKDIQSEDKENKCVNGGGGGGAEMPNLTRKNDLIIWTYLSSIQEDIYKQFISLDHIKELLMTTKSPLAELNILKKLCDHPRLLSARAIAQLGLEEGISTNLQPDENESAAQRIDNISDETLISESGKLMFLIALLEKLKEEGHRTLVFSQSRKMLDIIQRVLVNRRFKIVRVDGTVTHLTERERRIELFQTNKQYSVFLLTTQVGGVGLTLTAANRVVIFDPSWNPATDAQAVDRAYRIGQTENVVIYRLITCGTVEEKIYRRQVFKDSLIRQTTGDKKNPFRYFSKQELKELFMLQDTRSSSTQLQLQSLHSRQRRTDPTLDEHIAHLYSMEMFGISDHDLMFSHEVENNDDNPEDQESHQYIENRVQKAQELMKAESKLHQQLAESIESSTEPAWLRKPPQYNTVGLSEKLNDEKPSSYYPSHNCSPEMVDLTQFVSGGEEDIQNLSNKLIDLAVDESIEIEGPTVTTAIEEKLLKSNPSLIDHSLEEVLSNIEESDTSVQEVFSVSSEENNDIVAGEHSSSLVTSEVQDKPYNGNSSSKLQNLSYHQDSIPDQNLTPFKSLKNPRLSILLQMSNTSLESHAETSTKGDLELDSFQGNFNLQLEDSAGDMFAEEESESPGNPGVHLGMDESLNGDDNTSVPANNAFEQDGGDVHDFNSHVSEADTSVENSFIASRKKKRAAVIYDSEEDDIEENKEDERHYSLTNELEMQGMGSSTPKSVRSGLISFNARKSLGGNTSVASKRSFVNSLIEDVEDLDEDMEAEVSEVHADTAKDESEVTGSCVESEVTGSCEESEVTGSCEESEVTGSCEVSLMEEEEPIGETLNTENEEDREDGGSESMNVAEESEMGEEEESSLEESTGDAELASTERMDQCASGKEASFQTTEVVNNSNILAVTEKRYENLVKKGKQSYSEGKLDDALSFFLKAIDIRSGDPEIQLMTIQLYRQLSNKIKR; encoded by the coding sequence GTACATCAGTGAGGGAAAAGATGCTGCCAGACAAGGAAATATACCGAAGTCTTTGGAATTGTTCAAGCTGGCACATGACATCCACCCTAGTGATAAACTTATGGGCCGGATAAAGAAACTTCATGAGGCTATAAAGGAGATGGCGCAGCAAGGCTCAGAGAGTGAGGAAGAAGACTTTGTCAATGTCAACAACAGTGGTCTAATGCTTTTCAAAGAACTTTATGACAAACTGTATGATCACCAGGTAGAAGGAGTTGCTTTTTTGTATGGTCTTCATAGAGATGGTCGTACAGGAGGAATCCTAGCTGATGACATGGGCTTAGGAAAGACCATCCAGGTGATATCCTTTCTTTCTGGCATGTATGATGCTGACTTGGTTAAGCATACCCTGCTTGTAATGCCAACTTCACTAATCAAGAACTGGATCAAGGAATTTTCCAAATGGACTCCGGGAATGAGAGTCAAAGAGTTTCATGGCACAAGCAAAGTGGAACGCAACAGGAATTTAGAGAAGATTCAAAGAAGAGGTGGTGTCATCATTACTACATACCAAATGCTGATCACAAACTGGGAGCTTCTCTCATCATACAATGGCAGAGAATTCAAATGGGACTATGTAATCCTGGATGAGGCACACAAGATCAAAACCTCTTCAACCAAGACAGCCAAAAGTGCACATGCTATTCCTGCCAGGAATCGTTTACTTCTTACTGGCACTCCTGTACAGAATAACCTGAGGGAAATGTGGGCTCTTTTTGATTTTGCTTGTCAAGGGGCACTCCTTGGTACGTCTAAAACCTTCAAAGCAGAGTATGAAAATCCCATCACCCGTGCAAGAGAAAAGGATGCCACCCCAGGTGAGAAAGCCCTTGGGCTTAAAATGTCAGAGAACCTCATGACCATCATAAATCCCTTCTTTCTAAGGAGGACAAAGGCAGATGTACAGAGCAAAACACGAAATCATataaaaaatgcagaaaaagACATTCAGTCAgaagacaaagaaaataaatgtgtgaatggtggtggtggtggtggtgcagaAATGCCAAACCTTACTAGGAAGAATGACCTTATCATTTGGACATACTTGAGCTCAATTCAGGAAGACATCTACAAGCAGTTTATCTCCCTTGATCACATCAAGGAGCTGCTCATGACCACAAAGTCACCATTGGCAGAACTGAATATTCTGAAAAAGTTGTGTGACCATCCACGACTTCTTTCTGCCAGGGCTATTGCTCAGTTAGGCCTGGAAGAAGGAATAAGCACAAACCTTCAACCAGATGAAAATGAGTCTGCTGCCCAGAGAATTGACAACATATCTGATGAAACACTGATATCAGAATCTGGAAAGCTGATGTTTCTCATTGCACTTTTGGAAAAACTTAAGGAAGAAGGCCACCGCACACTTGTTTTCTCACAGTCAAGAAAGATGTTAGACATCATTCAACGGGTTCTAGTTAACAGGCGTTTTAAGATTGTCAGAGTTGATGGCACAGTAACTCACcttacagaaagagagaggcgcATTGAACTGTTTCAGACCAACAAGCAATACTCAGTCTTTCTTCTAACCACTCAAGTGGGAGGTGTTGGTCTCACATTGACGGCAGCAAACCGAGTAGTTATTTTTGATCCCAGCTGGAATCCAGCCACTGATGCCCAGGCTGTTGACCGGGCCTACCGCATTGGGcaaactgaaaatgttgtcaTCTACAGATTGATCACATGTGGCACAGTGGAGGAGAAGATCTACCGACGACAAGTTTTCAAAGACTCCTTAATCAGACAGACCACCGGGGACAAGAAAAATCCGTTCCGGTACTTCAGCAAACAAGAGCTGAAAGAACTCTTCATGCTACAAGACACTCGATCCTCATCAACTCAGCTGCAGCTGCAGTCACTGCACTCAAGACAAAGACGCACAGATCCAACATTAGATGAACACATTGCTCATCTTTACTCTATGGAGATGTTTGGAATCTCTGATCATGACCTCATGTTCTCACACGAAGTAGAAAACAATGATGATAACCCTGAAGATCAGGAATCTCACCAGTACATAGAGAACCGGGTGCAGAAAGCTCAGGAGCTAATGAAGGCTGAGTCTAAGTTGCACCAGCAGCTTGCTGAGAGTATTGAGTCAAGCACAGAGCCGGCATGGCTACGGAAACCCCCTCAGTACAACACTGTAGGGTTGTCTGAGAAGCTAAATGATGAAAAGCCCAGTTCCTACTACCCTAGCCATAACTGCTCCCCAGAGATGGTGGATCTTACACAGTTTGTTTCTGGTGGTGAGGAAGATATCCAGAATCTGAGTAACAAATTAATTGATCTTGCTGTAGATGAAAGCATTGAGATTGAAGGACCCACTGTGACAACTGCAATTGAGGAAAAGTTGTTAAAAAGCAATCCTTCTCTCATAGACCATTCTCTTGAAGAGGTTTTATCAAATATTGAGGAAAGTGACACTTCTGTTCAGGAGGTTTTCAGTGTGTCATCAGAAGAGAACAATGATATTGTTGCTGGGGAGCATAGTTCAAGTTTAGTTACCTCTGAAGTTCAAGACAAACCATACAATGGAAATTCTTCCTCAAAATTGCAGAACTTGTCATATCACCAAGACTCCATACCGGACCAAAATCTTACACCTTTCAAATCCCTGAAAAATCCAAGACTTTCTATATTGCTGCAGATGTCCAACACAAGCTTAGAAAGTCATGCAGAAACATCCACAAAGGGGGATTTGGAACTTGATTCTTTTCAAGGAAATTTCAATCTACAGTTAGAAGACAGTGCTGGTGATATGTTTGCAGAGGAGGAATCAGAGTCTCCGGGAAATCCAGGAGTTCATCTAGGGATGGATGAAAGCCTAAATGGAGATGACAATACTTCTGTTCCTGCCAATAATGCCTTTGAACAGGATGGGGGCGATGTCCATGATTTTAACTCCCATGTCTCTGAAGCAGACACTTCTGTAGAGAATTCGTTCATTGCTTcaaggaaaaagaaaagagcTGCTGTGATTTATGATAGTGAGGAGGATGACATTGAGGAGAACAAGGAAGATGAGAGGCATTATTCCTTGACCAATGAATTAGAGATGCAAGGAATGGGATCTTCCACACCAAAATCAGTTAGGTCTGGATTGATTTCCTTTAATGCCAGGAAAAGCTTGGGTGGGAACACCTCTGTGGCCTCAAAGCGGTCTTTTGTAAATTCTTTGATTGAAGATGTGGAGGACCTCGATGAAGATATGGAAGCTGAGGTGTCAGAGGTGCACGCTGATACTGCAAAGGATGAAAGCGAGGTGACTGGATCTTGTGTGGAAAGTGAGGTGACTGGATCTTGTGAAGAAAGTGAGGTGACTGGATCTTGTGAGGAAAGTGAGGTGACTGGATCTTGTGAGGTGTCTCTGATGGAAGAAGAGGAACCAATTGGAGAAACCTTGAACACTGAGAATGAAGAGGACCGTGAGGATGGTGGAAGTGAGTCAATGAATGTTGCTGAAGAATCTGAAatgggagaggaagaagaaagtTCATTGGAAGAATCTACTGGTGATGCTGAACTTGCTTCTACTGAAAGAATGGACCAATGTGCAAGTGGCAAAGAAGCCTCATTTCAAACTACAGAAGTGGTTAACAACAGCAACATCCTGGCTGTGACAGAGAAAAGGTATGAAAACCTTGTAAAAAAGGGAAAACAGTCTTATTCTGAGGGGAAACTTGATGATGCCCTTAGTTTCTTTTTGAAAGCAATTGACATTAGAAGTGGTGATCCTGAAATTCAGTTAATGACAATTCAACTGTACCGTCAACTTAGTAATAAAATTAAGAGgtga